The following proteins are encoded in a genomic region of Bacteroidota bacterium:
- a CDS encoding Omp28-related outer membrane protein: MSIKQLIIPATLALFASCDYVDVPTPVNNGGGGGGGGSTTHRKVLVEEVTGHFCPTCPAGAATLEAAKAVYGDSMIVVAIHTGYFAQNVAQFGLPPGAPQGSYTEDFNTPEGTDWGNVFSMGASAPRCMYNRTGFPAGLHDMHPNDCATVLDTILDRPQSADFEITHSYNTSTRALSFAANGNFLTSGGTASDNYNIVILLTEDSLLGWQKDGSAHIQNYVFNHVLRACVNTPGTISGTTIHTGSIVAGDTINYSLPSAYTLPASVDESHADLVVFVYNATTKEVLQVEKVAVKE, encoded by the coding sequence ATGTCAATCAAACAACTCATCATACCTGCCACGCTTGCCTTGTTTGCAAGCTGTGATTATGTAGATGTACCTACGCCCGTTAATAATGGCGGAGGCGGGGGCGGGGGCGGAAGCACCACGCACCGCAAAGTGCTGGTAGAGGAAGTGACCGGCCATTTCTGCCCCACCTGTCCCGCTGGCGCAGCCACGCTTGAAGCAGCTAAAGCCGTTTATGGCGACAGCATGATTGTGGTGGCTATACACACCGGCTATTTCGCGCAGAACGTGGCACAGTTTGGCTTGCCTCCGGGCGCTCCGCAGGGTTCATACACCGAAGATTTCAATACACCTGAAGGGACCGACTGGGGCAATGTGTTTTCGATGGGAGCATCAGCGCCGCGCTGCATGTATAACCGCACCGGTTTCCCGGCCGGTTTGCATGATATGCACCCGAACGATTGTGCCACTGTGCTGGACACCATTCTCGATCGCCCGCAAAGCGCCGATTTTGAAATTACGCACAGCTACAATACAAGTACCCGTGCGCTCAGTTTTGCGGCAAACGGCAATTTCCTTACCTCCGGCGGCACAGCGTCTGACAATTACAATATCGTAATTCTGCTAACCGAAGACAGCCTGCTGGGCTGGCAGAAAGACGGTTCGGCGCATATTCAGAACTATGTGTTCAATCATGTGCTGCGTGCCTGTGTGAATACACCTGGCACCATTTCCGGAACAACCATTCACACCGGTTCAATTGTGGCCGGCGATACCATTAACTATTCGCTGCCTTCCGCTTATACCTTGCCGGCATCGGTTGATGAAAGCCATGCTGATCTGGTGGTGTTTGTGTACAATGCAACAACCAAAGAAGTGCTGCAGGTAGAGAAAGTGGCTGTAAAAGAGTAA
- a CDS encoding Omp28-related outer membrane protein, whose amino-acid sequence MKKIIFPVLFTGIFGAGCDYVDVPTPAAPQVPVVSSGNHRKVLVEEVTGQRCPTCPAGALALAAAKSVYADSMIIIAVHTGYFAQTPPGIPVSAAITNIDPLAFFLDLNCDEAEDLDLTFQLSGAPPISMVNRLGFLDELYRIPPSNVATVLDTVLNRPQSASFAITHTYDVATRQLSFGINGNYLTQNGQSGDNFFLVALITEDSILGWQDYQGAQPLGAVQNYVFNHVLRASVNTPGSVAGTLLGSAPALAGDTIQYTLPAPFTLSNSFNAAHCNLVVYIYNGTTKEVLQAEEVHL is encoded by the coding sequence ATGAAAAAGATAATTTTCCCGGTGCTGTTCACGGGGATTTTCGGAGCAGGTTGTGATTATGTGGATGTGCCCACTCCCGCCGCGCCGCAGGTGCCTGTAGTTTCGTCAGGTAATCACCGCAAAGTGCTGGTAGAAGAAGTAACGGGGCAGCGTTGTCCTACCTGTCCGGCCGGTGCACTTGCGCTTGCTGCTGCCAAATCTGTTTACGCCGACAGTATGATTATCATAGCCGTGCATACCGGTTATTTTGCACAAACGCCACCGGGTATTCCGGTTTCAGCAGCCATTACCAATATTGATCCGCTGGCTTTTTTCCTCGATCTGAATTGCGACGAAGCCGAAGATCTTGATCTTACGTTTCAGTTGTCTGGCGCACCACCCATTAGCATGGTAAACCGGTTAGGTTTTTTGGATGAATTGTATCGGATACCGCCATCAAATGTAGCCACAGTGCTTGATACCGTGCTTAACCGGCCTCAAAGTGCTTCATTCGCCATTACACATACTTACGACGTGGCTACGCGTCAGCTGAGTTTCGGAATAAACGGCAATTACCTTACGCAAAACGGACAAAGCGGCGATAATTTTTTTCTGGTGGCTTTAATTACAGAAGACAGCATACTCGGCTGGCAGGATTATCAGGGAGCGCAACCTTTGGGCGCGGTACAGAACTATGTATTCAATCATGTACTGCGCGCAAGTGTAAATACGCCCGGCTCCGTGGCGGGCACTCTACTCGGCAGTGCGCCTGCATTGGCCGGCGACACCATTCAGTACACGCTTCCCGCACCGTTTACGCTCAGCAATTCATTTAATGCCGCGCACTGCAATCTGGTGGTGTACATATACAACGGAACCACCAAAGAAGTGCTGCAGGCCGAAGAAGTTCATCTGTGA
- a CDS encoding PorT family protein, whose amino-acid sequence MKQFLLIPFFCVCALAAKAQQTFSAGILAGLNTCQIHGDSYWGWNQVGALGGMFLSIRPQQKTYFQMELQYSRKGSRKIARPDKGDLDFFELRMHYIEVPLLLRYNTRKLYYQIGASGGVLFKVREWDDFGEVEPRDFRPYEVAWIIGAGYKFNEKFALDVRSSNSFFPVKKADVPIVYPRFYQNIFNKGMYHNLLSFSLTWRFMSSGSDSQ is encoded by the coding sequence ATGAAGCAGTTTTTACTCATTCCTTTCTTCTGTGTGTGTGCACTGGCTGCAAAAGCCCAGCAAACATTCAGCGCAGGCATTCTTGCCGGATTAAACACCTGCCAGATTCATGGCGACAGTTACTGGGGCTGGAATCAGGTGGGGGCTTTGGGGGGCATGTTTCTTAGCATCCGTCCTCAGCAAAAAACCTATTTCCAGATGGAGCTTCAGTACTCGCGCAAGGGAAGCCGCAAAATTGCGCGTCCTGATAAAGGTGATCTTGATTTTTTTGAACTCCGTATGCATTACATTGAAGTGCCGCTGCTGCTGCGCTACAACACAAGAAAACTGTACTATCAGATTGGTGCGTCGGGCGGGGTATTGTTTAAAGTACGTGAGTGGGATGATTTTGGCGAAGTTGAGCCGCGTGATTTCAGACCGTATGAGGTGGCATGGATAATTGGAGCCGGCTACAAATTCAACGAAAAATTTGCCCTTGATGTGCGCAGTTCAAACTCATTTTTCCCGGTAAAAAAGGCCGATGTTCCTATTGTGTATCCGCGCTTTTACCAGAACATTTTCAATAAAGGTATGTATCACAACCTGCTTTCGTTTTCACTTACGTGGCGTTTCATGTCATCAGGCTCCGATTCACAGTAA
- a CDS encoding UbiX family flavin prenyltransferase, which translates to MSVKPQRIAIAVTGASGSVYAKVLFDKLVQLRSQTDRVGVVMSDNAKQVWETELGNSNYNDYPFEFYGKNDFNAPFASGSASYRTLIVCPCSMGTLARIATGVSNDLVTRAADVILKERRRLILVSRDTPLSLIHINNMKTVTEAGGIICPASPSFYSGPKTIEEAAATVVDRVLDLAGFEIQTFRWSETGN; encoded by the coding sequence ATGTCAGTTAAACCTCAGCGAATAGCCATTGCCGTAACCGGCGCCAGTGGTTCGGTGTATGCCAAAGTGTTGTTTGATAAATTAGTGCAGTTGCGCAGCCAGACAGACCGGGTGGGTGTGGTGATGAGCGATAATGCAAAGCAGGTGTGGGAAACCGAACTCGGCAACAGCAACTACAACGATTATCCGTTTGAGTTTTACGGTAAAAACGATTTCAACGCACCGTTTGCATCGGGCTCAGCAAGCTACCGTACACTTATTGTTTGTCCCTGTTCAATGGGAACGCTTGCGCGCATAGCCACTGGTGTTTCTAACGACCTGGTTACACGTGCTGCGGATGTGATATTGAAGGAACGCCGCCGGCTTATTCTTGTTTCACGCGATACGCCACTCAGCCTCATTCATATTAACAACATGAAAACAGTGACCGAGGCAGGTGGTATTATTTGTCCGGCCAGCCCGTCGTTTTACAGCGGTCCTAAAACCATTGAAGAAGCCGCAGCCACTGTGGTTGACCGGGTGCTTGATCTGGCTGGGTTTGAGATTCAGACCTTTCGCTGGAGCGAGACCGGGAATTAA
- the queG gene encoding tRNA epoxyqueuosine(34) reductase QueG produces the protein MQLSRRSAIVKQQAKLLGFEFCGISTAAFLEDEAPRLEQWLNSQMHGSMSYMANHFDKRLDPRLLVPGAKSVVSLLLNYHNPQKQTDPEAPVISQYAYGEDYHFVIKRKLKALIEALQLEIGSSIGGRAFTDSAPVMDKAWAQRGGLGWMGKHTNLINKQQGSFFFIAELILDIELEPDGPVKDYCGTCTRCIDACPTEAIVQPYVVDGSKCISYFTIELKNELLPADMKGKFANHMFGCDICQTVCPWNRFSKPHSENAFEPHPDLLGMSKKDWTELTEDVFQKLFRHSAVKRTKFEGLKRNIRFLSAEE, from the coding sequence ATGCAACTCAGCCGGCGCAGTGCAATTGTTAAACAACAGGCCAAACTACTTGGCTTCGAGTTCTGCGGCATTTCCACCGCTGCTTTTCTCGAAGATGAAGCCCCGCGTCTGGAGCAATGGCTAAACAGCCAGATGCACGGCAGCATGAGCTACATGGCCAACCATTTCGATAAGCGCCTTGATCCGCGGCTGCTGGTGCCCGGGGCAAAATCGGTGGTGTCGCTGTTGCTTAATTACCACAATCCGCAAAAGCAAACCGACCCCGAAGCACCTGTTATTTCACAGTATGCGTACGGCGAAGATTACCACTTTGTAATTAAGCGAAAACTCAAGGCACTCATCGAAGCCTTGCAGCTGGAAATTGGCAGCAGCATTGGCGGCCGGGCATTTACCGATTCGGCGCCGGTAATGGACAAGGCCTGGGCACAACGTGGCGGACTGGGCTGGATGGGCAAACATACCAACCTGATCAACAAACAGCAGGGCTCGTTCTTTTTCATCGCCGAACTTATTCTCGATATTGAACTTGAGCCCGACGGCCCTGTGAAAGACTACTGCGGCACCTGCACACGCTGCATTGATGCCTGCCCCACCGAAGCCATTGTGCAGCCTTATGTGGTTGACGGCAGCAAGTGCATTTCGTATTTCACAATCGAACTGAAAAACGAACTGCTGCCCGCCGACATGAAAGGCAAATTTGCCAACCACATGTTTGGCTGCGACATCTGCCAGACCGTGTGCCCGTGGAACCGTTTCAGCAAACCACACAGCGAAAACGCGTTTGAGCCGCATCCCGACTTGCTTGGCATGAGCAAAAAAGACTGGACGGAACTAACAGAAGATGTTTTTCAGAAACTCTTCCGCCATTCGGCCGTGAAACGCACAAAATTTGAAGGTTTGAAACGAAATATCCGCTTCCTGAGTGCTGAGGAATAA
- a CDS encoding retropepsin-like domain-containing protein, with amino-acid sequence MKSVKVPIRILSIEGDGFHLQLKVKINGKNANCIIDTGASKTVFDSERVKRFLKREVVHENERLSTGLGTNSMQSQVVIIERLDLGGFTIYHLPCIMLDLGHVNQTYASIGLEPIDGVIGSDILHNSQAVIDYGKSLLSLLGPKTAGSKRKKPAKKASAKKVTAKKTSVRTAAIKKAAAKKSGQKPARKTAPKVKKATRKKVSRKG; translated from the coding sequence ATGAAATCAGTTAAAGTTCCGATACGTATTCTGAGCATCGAAGGCGATGGTTTTCATTTGCAGCTGAAAGTGAAAATAAACGGCAAAAACGCCAACTGCATTATTGATACCGGCGCATCGAAAACCGTATTCGACAGCGAACGCGTTAAACGTTTCCTGAAACGTGAAGTGGTACATGAAAACGAACGCCTTTCAACCGGACTGGGCACAAACAGCATGCAAAGTCAGGTAGTGATAATTGAGCGGCTCGATCTTGGCGGCTTCACCATTTATCACCTGCCCTGCATCATGCTTGATCTGGGCCACGTAAACCAAACCTATGCCAGCATTGGTCTTGAGCCGATTGACGGCGTAATTGGAAGCGATATTCTCCACAATTCGCAGGCTGTAATTGACTACGGCAAAAGCCTGCTGAGTTTGTTGGGACCCAAAACCGCTGGAAGCAAACGCAAAAAGCCCGCGAAAAAAGCAAGCGCCAAAAAGGTAACTGCGAAAAAAACTTCAGTACGCACTGCCGCAATAAAAAAGGCTGCTGCAAAAAAATCGGGACAAAAGCCCGCCCGGAAAACAGCTCCGAAAGTGAAAAAGGCCACACGAAAAAAGGTTTCGCGCAAAGGCTAA
- the mdh gene encoding malate dehydrogenase, with translation MKVTVVGAGNVGATCADVIAHKELCNELVLVDIKPNFAEGKALDIWQTAPINLYDTRIKGSTDDYTKTANSDVVVITSGLPRKPGMSRDDLISTNAAIVKSVTENIIAHSPNAIIIIVSNPLDVMTYCAYLTAKVDPSRVFGMAGILDTARYRAFLAEALNVSPKDIQAVLMGGHGDTMVPLPRYTTVGGIPVTELIGKEELDAIVERTKKGGGEIVNLLGTSAWYAPGAAAAQMVEAILRDQKRIFPVCAWLQGEYGLNGVYMGVPVKLGRKGIEQIIELKLNDDEMKLVNESAAAVREVMAVLDNMNATA, from the coding sequence ATGAAAGTAACCGTAGTAGGTGCCGGCAACGTAGGTGCCACCTGTGCCGATGTAATCGCACACAAAGAACTCTGCAACGAATTGGTACTGGTTGATATCAAGCCGAATTTTGCCGAAGGCAAAGCGCTCGACATTTGGCAAACCGCACCCATCAATCTGTACGACACCCGCATCAAGGGTTCTACAGATGATTACACCAAAACCGCCAACTCGGATGTGGTGGTAATTACCTCTGGTTTGCCCCGCAAGCCCGGCATGAGCCGCGATGATTTAATTTCAACCAACGCGGCCATTGTAAAAAGCGTTACCGAAAACATCATTGCGCATTCGCCCAACGCCATTATCATCATCGTATCAAACCCGCTTGATGTAATGACTTACTGCGCTTACCTCACCGCCAAGGTTGATCCCAGCCGCGTATTTGGTATGGCCGGCATTCTCGATACCGCCCGCTACCGCGCCTTCCTGGCCGAAGCACTCAACGTATCGCCCAAAGATATTCAGGCTGTACTCATGGGCGGCCACGGCGATACCATGGTTCCCCTGCCCCGCTACACCACTGTAGGCGGCATTCCGGTAACCGAACTCATTGGCAAGGAAGAACTCGACGCCATTGTGGAACGCACCAAAAAAGGCGGCGGCGAAATTGTAAACCTCCTCGGCACCTCAGCTTGGTATGCTCCGGGCGCCGCTGCTGCTCAAATGGTAGAAGCCATTCTGCGCGATCAGAAGCGTATTTTCCCCGTGTGCGCATGGCTGCAGGGCGAATATGGCCTGAACGGTGTGTACATGGGCGTACCCGTGAAACTCGGCCGCAAAGGCATTGAGCAGATCATCGAACTCAAGCTCAACGACGACGAAATGAAACTCGTAAACGAATCGGCCGCTGCCGTGCGCGAAGTAATGGCCGTGCTTGATAACATGAACGCTACCGCATAA